In Perognathus longimembris pacificus isolate PPM17 chromosome 23, ASM2315922v1, whole genome shotgun sequence, a single genomic region encodes these proteins:
- the Pclaf gene encoding PCNA-associated factor isoform X2, producing the protein MVRTKADSAPSTYRKVVTSRAPRKVLGSSTSAINTPSPSSRKAENKYAGGNPVCVRPTPKWQKGIGEFFRLSPKGSEKENQIPEEAGPSGLGKTKKR; encoded by the exons ATGGTGCGGACTAAAGCAGACAGTGCCCCAAGCACCTATAGAAAAG TGGTGACTTCCCGCGCCCCCAGGAAGGTGCTTGGCTCCTCCACCTCTGCCATCAACACTCCATCTCCTTCATCCAGGAAAG CTGAAAACAAGTATGCAGGAGGGAATCCAGTTTGTGTACGCCCAACTCCCAAGTGGCAAAAAGGAATTGGAGAGTTCTTCAGGCTATCTCCTAAaggttctgaaaaagaaaatcagattccTGAAGAGGCAGGACCCAGTGGcttaggaaaaacaaagaaaaggtaa